The Pseudomonas viciae genomic interval TTCGGCAACACGGTCAGTTGGTCGCAGGCTTCATGGGTCAAAGCGGTGCCAGTCAACGGGTCATATTGCTTCTTGCCGTCCTCGACGATTTGCACCTGCTTGCAGCCTACCACCTGGCGCCCCTGCAGGCCGACCAGAACGTTCGGCATGCCGACGTTCGGGAAGACCTTGTTGTTCACGCCCCATGGACGCGCAGGATCTTCATAGAACGAACGCAGGTAGCCGTAGAGCCAGTCGGTACCGCGCACGCGCGCCACCAGGGTCAGGTCCGGCGGTGCAGCGCCAAACCAGGTCTTGGCGTCTGCCGGTTGCATGCCGATGCTCATGTGGTCGCCCAGCTTGGCACCGGTGAACACCAGCTTCTCGAGCATCAGCTCATGAGGAATGCCCAAGTCATCGGCTACGCGCTCGTAACGCTGGAACTTGGCACTGTGGCAACCCATGCAGTAGTTGGCGAACGTACGCGCGCCGTCCTGCATGGCCGCTTTGTCAGAAACGTCGATATCGACTTTTTCCAACTCCGGACCACCGGATGCGGACGCAAAGGACAAAACAGGCATAGCAGCAAGAATCAGTGCA includes:
- a CDS encoding cytochrome c1, with product MKKLFSALILAAMPVLSFASASGGPELEKVDIDVSDKAAMQDGARTFANYCMGCHSAKFQRYERVADDLGIPHELMLEKLVFTGAKLGDHMSIGMQPADAKTWFGAAPPDLTLVARVRGTDWLYGYLRSFYEDPARPWGVNNKVFPNVGMPNVLVGLQGRQVVGCKQVQIVEDGKKQYDPLTGTALTHEACDQLTVLPNTGSLTPEQFDEKVKNLVTFLAYSANPVKLEHQRIGTYVLLYLAFFFVFAYLLKREYWKDVH